The Candidatus Melainabacteria bacterium RIFOXYA2_FULL_32_9 genome segment CAATAAAAATAATATTTATACCAGGATCCATACTTATTTTAAGTTGATATAAGTTATTTACATGTTTCTGTAGAAAACTTGTAGAAAACTTGTAGAAAACCTATAAAAACTTGTAGAAAACTTTTGTAGAAAAACTTTAGTCTGTATAAAAAAATACGGTTTTTATACAACTTATAAACAGGTTTTAAACAGGGGTTTTTTAAAATATAATTGAGTCTTATTTGGTTTTCTACAGAAAAAAAGCTCCCCTACTACTACTGCAAATTTAAATTAACTATTAATATAAAACTAGTTAAAAATATATAGAATTATATTAGAATAATTCTATTAGAGTTTGTGGAGAGTTGAAAATGTTATTTACGGTTCAAAAAGAAAATATTTATAACGCTTTAAACGCAGTAATCAAAGCAACAGCAACAAGAGGTATTCAGCCAGTATTAGCAAATGTTTTAATTGAAACTATAGACAGTGATCAAATAAAGCTTTGTGCTACAGACTTAGATATTTCAATAGAAGTAAATATACCTGCAGAAATTATAACTACTGGAAGTATTACACTTCCTGCAAAAAAATTAGTTGAAATAGTTACTAAACTACCAAATCAACCTATAAAATTTGATTTAAATCACGAAAATAATTTAACTGAGATTACTTGCGGTAAATCAAAATTTGATTTAATAGGTATTTCAAGCAGTGAATTTCCTACTATTTCTCATATTGAATCAGAAGATTCTATAGAAATTGAAATAGAGCCATTATTAAAAGCTATAAAAGAAACAGTTTTTGCTGCAGCAACTTATGATACTAATAATGTTTTGAGTGGTATTTTCTTTCAGGTAAAAGATAACTCTCTTGAAATGGCAGCAACAGATGGTAACAGACTTACCAGAACAGTAAAAAATATAAATAGCTTAGATGGTAAAGAATACTCCATTGTAATTCCTGCAAGAACTCTAAATGAGTTTTCAAGAATATTAACTGGTACAAGTGATGAAAAAGTCTCTATAACAATTAAAAGTGCACAAATATCTTTTAAATTAACAGATAGAGTTTTAACATCAAGACTTTTAGAAGGACAATATCCTAAATATACACAACTTATTCCTTCTAATTATGAAATATTAGCTAAAGCTGATAAAAATTTATTAATAGCAGCTCTTGAAAGAACATCTACTCTGGTTAATGAGAGAACAAGTATTATTAAACTTATTTTTAATGATAATCAGCTGGAATTATTAGCTGAAACACCGGATCTTGGAGATTCTTCAGATCAAATTGATATAGATTATGCCGGAGATGAGTTAAAAATAGCATTTAATTACAAATATATTCTAGATACACTTAAAGTTTTAGATTCTGATAATGTAAAAATTGAATTAGGTACATCACTTTCACCAACTTTATTTAAACCAGATTCAGATGAAGACTATTTATGTCTAATTATGCCTGTTCAAATTAGATAGAACTTTGTAATTAGTTTTATCAGATACAAGCAGTGTATTTATTATCTGCTTTTGAGTATTGTTTGTAATATTTTAGAACTTTTTTAACATAATCTTGAGTTTCCTTGTATGGGGGAATTCCGTCAGGTGTTTTAATTTTTTTAGGATTTCTATGTGTTCTATTTGTTCCTTTTAAATAATCATCAACCGTTCCACTTCCTGCATTATATGCAGCAAGAGCAGATCTTTTATTACCTTTATATTTTTTTAATAATCCAGCTAAATATTTTACTCCACCAGCTATATTTTGCTCAGGATCCTGAGAATTTTTCACACCTAAGTCTTTAGCTGTGCCAGGCATTAATTGCATTAAACCTGAAGCTCCAACAGGTGATTTAGCTTTAGAATTAAAACCTGATTCTTTTTTTATAACAGCTTTTATGAGATTTTTATCAACATTGTATTTTTCTGCGTATTTTTGAATTATTTTTTCATATTTTTTAGACTTGTCTGTAAATGGATTTATCATTGTTAATGTGGATAATAAAGATTTTTTTTGTTTTATTTCTGGTGTTGCAGTTTTTTCAAAGTTAAAATCTATATTATTTGCAGCAGTTTTATTGGTATCAAAAATAAAATTTATATTTTGACCTGCTTTAAAGTTATTTTGAGGTTTTTTATCATACAAATAAAAATCTTTTTTAGTGTTAACAACACTTTCAACCATAACTAATCCGTCCCTTTATATCTCCTCTAATATAATAAAAACAAAATAATTTATTTAATTGCTTTATTTTATTTGTTTAAAAAAAATATATAATAGATAAATTACATAAATATTTATTTTGGTATTATTAATAGATGTTTCTTAAAAAGCTTGATTTATTAAATTTTAGAAATTACAAAACCTGTAGTATTGATTTTCCTACTAATAAAACTATTTTTGTTGGGAAAAATGCGCAGGGTAAGACTAATATACTTGAATCCATTTATTATTTAGCTACTTTATCATCTTATAAAGCCACATCAGACTCAGAATTGATTTACTGGGGAGAAAAATCTACTAAAATAAAAGCTGAAATTGAAAGATTTGATACACAAGTAAGCTTAGATATATTTATTAATCCGCCTGGTAATAAGATTTTAAAGGTTAATGGGCTTAAAAAAACAAAATATTCTCAATTTTTAGGAAATTTATTAGTAGTTAACTTTGGTATTGCTGATTTATTATTATTAAGAGGTACTCCATCTGACAGAAGAAAATGGATTAATGATGCTATAAGCCAGCTTTATCCTGTATATATAGAGAGATTGGCTAAATATAATAAAATTAGACTTCAAAGAAATAACTTATTAAAAGAATTTAAAGGTAACATTCATTTAACTAAATCACAGAGTGATAGTTTATCTGTATGGGATGATCAAATTATAGTAGCTGGAAGTAATTTAATACATTTAAGACAAAAATATCTAAAAGAAATAAATAAAATTGCCCACAAAAAGCATAAACATATATCTATTGGTGAAGAAAATCTATTAATAAAATATAATTCCACAATTACCGGTGATTTTGATACTGAAGTTAATGAGGTAATGCCGGCTGATAAAATAGCTGGTGTTTATTCTGATATAATCCAGGAAAAACGTAGAGAGGAAATTATTAGAGGCCAGACAGTTATAGGACCTCATAGAGATGATATTTCTTTTTTGATTAATAATATTGACGCTAAAAGTTATGCATCTCAAGGTCAGCAACGTACAATAGTTCTTGCTTTAAAGCTTGCTGAATTAGATTTCATTAAAGATATAGTCGGAGAAAACCCTATTTTATTACTTGATGACGTTTTAGCGGAATTAGATCATACGAGACAGAATTTTCTCCTTGATTCAATAAAAGAAGATATTCAAACTATTATTACTACTGTAGATATTTCTAACTTTGAGCCTCCTTATCTGGAAGGTGTTACAATTTATAAGGTTGAGGCTGGCAGTATAAAAAAAGAATAACATTTAATTTATATTCCTAATTATTGCGAGGTATTCTATGATATATTATGTTATTCATTACTTGTCATTGCGAGGGTTGCTTTAGCAACCCGTGGCAATCTTACTAATGAGGTATTAGAATTTTTTATGTGTTACTGTAAGATTGCTTCGCAAGAATAATTGATACTAGTTATCTGTGTTTTATGGCTCGCAATGACAGTGCGTATTATTAAAACAGTTGATGACCAAGGAAAGTGCGAAGCACCCTTGTAATATTAGTGGTATTATCGGAATGATTGATGACCAGATACAGTACGAAGTACGCAATGACATAGTATTATAATTATTAAATGGAGATAATTATTTGAAAGACAGTAGAAATGATAGTTTTGAGAAAATAAGCTTTATTTCAGACAGAGTTGCTCAAGAATTAGGAGTAGAAAGAGGATTAAAAGAGATAACTCTTATTAATTTATGGCCTGATATAGTTGGGCCAAGATTTAAAGATAAATCTAAAGCTGTATCAGTCTTAAAAAAAAGTGGATATGATTCTATTTTAGTGGCTGTCTCTTCATCAATTATCTCTCAAGAACTATATATGTTTAAGAAAGATATACTAAGAAAGCTTTCACCTATGTCAAAACCTATGGGTTTTAATGTTACAGATTTAACTTTTAGTGCTAAATTATGGGATGAAGTAAAAGAGAAAAATATTTTACCCGAAAAACAGGAACAATTAGCTCATTATTTTGTTAAAACTCCTTCTACTGATGAAATAAAATACATTAATGTTCCTGAAAATATAATAAATCTAATAAAAGAATCTATTCAAAAACAAAATTTCACTACAAATGAGCAAAAAGACAGGTTATTAAGTGTAATAATAAAAGATTTAAAAATACAAATCTGGCGAAAGAATAACGGATTTCCGTGTTGTAAGAAATGTGAAATTCCGGTTAATTATTATAATCCAGAGCAGGAAATACTTTGCCCTTCATGTAAATATTTCAAATAAAATTTATGTAAATTATATTTAATAAAATAAAAACAAATAGCAATTTCTTTTTTTTATTGCTTTTATAAAGTTAGAAAAATAGAAAAGGGACAAAGAAAGGAAAAATTATAATGAACAAAGTAAGCTTTAATGGTCATAATATTACTTCTTATACTCCTTCTACTCCTTCTACTCTTTGTACTCCTCCTACTCCTCCTAAACCTCCTAAACCTTATTTCATTGATTATTGGAAAAATCGTACTTCTAATGACGATCAATCTACTCCTCCTAAACCTTCTAAACCTAAAGAATATTCCAGTGATTCTTGGAAAAATCGTACTTCTAATGACGATCAATGTGTAAAACCATATCAACTAGGTGATTTAGAAAATAAATTAGATAGATTTGAAAGAAGATTAGATAAACTTGAAGATAGGTTAAATAGTAGATAAATAAGCAAATAAGGCACCTAGTCTTAAACCAGGTTTTTATATTTCTTCTTCGTAGTTAAATCCATCTTCGTGGTAAATTCCGCCGCCACAGATGATTTCTATTACTTTTAATAGAAATTGTTTTGGAGCATCTACCTGATTTAGATAAAATTCCTGATTACCTAAATGTTTAATTTTTAAAATAGCTGGAGTTAAGGTATCAGCCGGAACATAAAGTGATGCGATTTCGCAACTTAAAATTCCGGGATACTCTTGATCCTGTATATCAAGTGAAGCATCTAAAAAATCACCACTAAGAGCTAAAATTCTTCCTGTAAATAAAGGTGTATTATCTTGTCTGTATAAAGCTTGAGGTTTAGTATTACCTCTGGTTGTAAAACTTATACTATGCCAGAGGATATTTAAAATACCAACTGATTTATCAGCGTCAGTTTGACAGAATATCTGAGATTCAGGCACATCTCTTGCTGTGAAATTCTCTTTTAAACTCTCTGTAACTTCTTCCATACAACGAAGAACTCTATAAAACATTTTTGTAGTATTTAAAGTAGCTTCTTTATGTTCTTTATATTGTTTATACATATGACTTGCTACCAGATTTAATCTCTCCTTTATAGCAGAGGGCCTGTTTTGTATTATTTCTATATCATTAAAATCGTTATTCATAGTTTAAATAATCTTTTCCTGATTTGAGTTTCTCCCCTATATTTACTATTTTATCTTTTTTAGACAAAAAGAAAAATAAAAACTTTATTAATATGAAGTTTTAAAAAACAAAAATAATATTAAGTAAAAAAAATCAATTAAATGTAGTATTTTTCAGAAGGTCTAAATCCATTGATTTATTAGGTTAAGAAATTTTAGATACACCAAAGGGTGGATGATAAAGGTCATTCATATATAGTAATTTAATTATAGTCTTGGGAAAGTATAACTTAATTTACTTTAAAACCTTTAGACTTGGTAAGTGAGAATGGGTCGATAATATGGAAATTAGCGGTTTAGAAATAACTTTAAGGCGCATAAACCAGCTAGAATCGTTTTTTAATAAGCTGGAAAGTGTTGATCCTAATAAAGATTCTGGTTTTAAAGAGGTGTTAACTCAGAAATTAAACCAGGATGAAGCCGTTTTACCAAGAGAAATATTTATAAAACCTTTCTCACAAGCAGTTAATACTCCGAAAACTGAAATAGATGAAATAGTTCAAAAATATGCAAAAGAAAATAATCTTGATGGAAATCTTGTAAAAGCTGTTATAAAGGCAGAATCAGGTTTTAATTCTAATGCTAAATCACCTGTTGGAGCTTTAGGTTTAATGCAGTTAATGCCTGGTACAGCCAGAGTGCTAGGAGTAGAGAATCCTTTAGATCCTGAGCAAAATATAGCAGGTGGAACTAAATATCTAAAAAATATGCTGGACAGGTTTGATGGAAGGGTTGATTTAGCTCTTGCAGCATACAACGCAGGACCCGGTGCTGTAAGTAAATATAAAGGAATTCCTCCTTATAATGAAACTCAAAATTATGTAAAAAAAGTTCTTGAATATCAAAAACAGTTTTCAGGATCAGGTAGCTAAAAAATCTGGGAGATCGGGTAAAAAATGGTAAGAGGAATAAACATATCAGCAACAGGATTGGTAAATATAACTGATTACCATGATATTATTGCTAACAATTTAGCCAATGTTAATACTCCTGGATTTAAACAAACCTTAGCAAGTTTTAAAAGTCTTGATGATATTGAGGTTAATAAAATTGATGCTGCTAAAGGTTTTGATAATAAACAATCACTTGGAACGATTAGTGCTGGAGGTGTGATAGATTCTACTGTTTTTGATTTTTCTCAAGGAAGTATCAAACCAACAGGTAATCCTTTTGATCTAGCTATAAGTGGAGAAGGATTCTTTGTTGTTAATACTCCTAATGGTGAGGCTTATACAAGAAATGGTAGTTTCATTACTGGTGAAGATGGTTTAGTAACAACCTTAAATGGACATCCATTAGTTGGGGAATCAGGACCAATAAGTATAAATATTAATGAGGCTGACGTAAAAAGTATAAAAATACACCCAAATGGAGATGTTGAAATAAACAAAG includes the following:
- a CDS encoding flagellar basal-body rod protein FlgF; the encoded protein is MVRGINISATGLVNITDYHDIIANNLANVNTPGFKQTLASFKSLDDIEVNKIDAAKGFDNKQSLGTISAGGVIDSTVFDFSQGSIKPTGNPFDLAISGEGFFVVNTPNGEAYTRNGSFITGEDGLVTTLNGHPLVGESGPISININEADVKSIKIHPNGDVEINKEIVDKVKIVDFEDRKMLKAMGDSLFKPVDDSQKPIDSENYQINQGALESSNANVVECMIKSIEAMRAYENLTKNIETVNRGLSKTINEVGRIKR
- a CDS encoding DNA polymerase III subunit beta, whose product is MLFTVQKENIYNALNAVIKATATRGIQPVLANVLIETIDSDQIKLCATDLDISIEVNIPAEIITTGSITLPAKKLVEIVTKLPNQPIKFDLNHENNLTEITCGKSKFDLIGISSSEFPTISHIESEDSIEIEIEPLLKAIKETVFAAATYDTNNVLSGIFFQVKDNSLEMAATDGNRLTRTVKNINSLDGKEYSIVIPARTLNEFSRILTGTSDEKVSITIKSAQISFKLTDRVLTSRLLEGQYPKYTQLIPSNYEILAKADKNLLIAALERTSTLVNERTSIIKLIFNDNQLELLAETPDLGDSSDQIDIDYAGDELKIAFNYKYILDTLKVLDSDNVKIELGTSLSPTLFKPDSDEDYLCLIMPVQIR